A genomic region of Gemmatimonadota bacterium contains the following coding sequences:
- a CDS encoding outer membrane beta-barrel protein: MRWYKVLGFVVACVLASASMSSAQVAGKWGLGGFVSYTNPLFTFGERFGSGVDKWGLTASRVSSSRLTVEAEFHHTYMDGGALETGEFTWSPKALTAKQYSSKDINPNSSHTNRFNSVLLSGLWFFNADRSMNEGSFSPYIVAGGGLYDHKTVAENIVWPGQSPTDASGVDATNVDAQGDILPQVVIDRQEDTRTAVTAVLGLGLEAHVTQTIALDVRARYHFILGELRPRDAWGLDKAFPLQMFDLSAGFKFYFWD, encoded by the coding sequence TTGAGATGGTATAAAGTTTTAGGTTTTGTCGTTGCCTGTGTACTGGCTTCGGCAAGCATGTCATCGGCGCAGGTTGCCGGCAAGTGGGGCCTGGGCGGGTTTGTTAGCTATACCAATCCCCTGTTCACCTTTGGTGAAAGGTTTGGCAGTGGTGTGGATAAATGGGGGCTTACTGCCAGTCGTGTGAGTAGCTCTCGCCTGACCGTTGAAGCCGAGTTTCACCACACTTATATGGATGGTGGCGCTCTGGAAACCGGTGAGTTTACCTGGTCTCCCAAGGCTCTGACAGCCAAACAATATAGCAGCAAAGATATCAACCCGAACAGTTCGCACACGAATCGCTTTAATAGTGTGCTATTGTCCGGGTTGTGGTTTTTTAATGCGGACCGTTCAATGAATGAGGGGAGTTTTTCGCCTTATATCGTTGCGGGTGGCGGTTTGTACGATCACAAGACCGTAGCAGAAAATATCGTTTGGCCCGGTCAGAGTCCGACCGATGCCAGCGGTGTAGATGCGACGAATGTGGATGCCCAGGGCGATATTTTGCCCCAGGTGGTGATTGATCGCCAGGAAGATACGCGCACGGCCGTGACCGCGGTTTTGGGGTTGGGGCTGGAAGCGCATGTGACACAGACGATCGCGCTGGATGTGCGTGCGCGGTATCATTTTATTCTCGGCGAACTCCGCCCTCGAGATGCGTGGGGCCTGGACAAAGCATTTCCGCTTCAGATGTTTGATCTGAGTGCCGGGTTCAAATTCTATTTCTGGGATTAA
- a CDS encoding multiheme c-type cytochrome codes for MKRWMKIVGVGVLALACVSGVFYVLQPEEAVRFVSHPVFLWRIQSDQSCEGCHRNIDPGMDKQWRESAHFRANVGCADCHGENHETVFAVRGQVSAGMCGKCHAEEVAAFAESGHADAELAALSDARFLAQSRAMQEEGCMGCHSIGARFADGSVGGCNTCHPSHEFSAALAREPEACAVCHGGPDHPVMEAYKTSIHGVLYYADRDAEKSPSCVTCHMPDGDHGHVANIGLGAVFTGAVLEEDFLPHLAMKRLTKEEFEANRNAMLQVCAPCHSNRFSRESLERADAIKREADALVAESYAVIKALYDEKMLDPMPEDRPANPVVGHAFELGGQQLYENTSEIEQAFFRLFKFYHATTFKAAYHHSPDYTHWEGIVRMKMEMDKIRTEARRLRLEVK; via the coding sequence GTGAAACGCTGGATGAAAATTGTTGGCGTTGGCGTACTGGCGTTGGCTTGCGTCTCTGGTGTGTTTTATGTGTTGCAGCCGGAAGAGGCGGTTCGGTTTGTTTCACATCCGGTTTTTTTGTGGCGCATCCAGAGTGACCAGTCGTGCGAAGGGTGTCATCGGAATATCGACCCGGGTATGGATAAACAGTGGCGCGAGAGTGCCCATTTTCGAGCCAATGTGGGGTGTGCGGATTGTCACGGCGAGAACCACGAGACGGTTTTTGCTGTTCGGGGACAGGTGTCGGCGGGTATGTGTGGCAAATGTCACGCAGAAGAGGTTGCGGCATTTGCAGAGAGCGGGCATGCCGATGCAGAATTGGCCGCGTTGTCGGATGCGCGTTTTTTGGCGCAGTCGCGCGCGATGCAAGAAGAGGGGTGTATGGGGTGCCACAGCATTGGTGCCCGGTTTGCCGATGGTAGCGTGGGGGGGTGCAACACCTGTCATCCGAGTCATGAATTCAGTGCGGCGCTTGCGCGAGAGCCAGAGGCATGTGCCGTTTGTCACGGCGGTCCGGATCATCCGGTGATGGAGGCGTATAAGACGAGTATTCACGGGGTTTTGTATTATGCGGATAGAGATGCGGAGAAGTCGCCGAGTTGCGTGACGTGCCACATGCCCGATGGCGATCACGGACATGTGGCAAATATCGGGTTGGGTGCGGTGTTTACGGGCGCAGTGCTCGAGGAGGATTTTTTGCCGCATCTGGCGATGAAGCGTTTGACAAAAGAGGAGTTTGAAGCGAATCGGAATGCGATGCTGCAGGTGTGTGCGCCCTGTCATTCCAATCGGTTTTCTCGCGAGAGTCTCGAGCGCGCAGATGCGATTAAGCGCGAGGCAGACGCGCTGGTTGCAGAATCTTATGCGGTGATTAAGGCGCTGTACGATGAAAAAATGCTGGATCCCATGCCCGAGGACCGTCCGGCCAATCCGGTGGTTGGGCACGCTTTTGAGCTGGGCGGACAGCAGTTGTACGAAAATACATCGGAGATTGAGCAGGCGTTTTTCAGGTTGTTCAAGTTTTATCACGCGACTACGTTTAAGGCGGCGTATCACCATTCGCCAGATTATACGCATTGGGAGGGTATCGTGCGGATGAAGATGGAGATGGATAAGATCCGCACAGAGGCAAGGCGGTTGCGGTTAGAGGTAAAATAA